In Mytilus trossulus isolate FHL-02 chromosome 14, PNRI_Mtr1.1.1.hap1, whole genome shotgun sequence, a genomic segment contains:
- the LOC134697683 gene encoding thyrotropin-releasing hormone receptor-like, which yields MVDNSSTNTTSEKMFLDEISSWLWKVLAPIIFSFGIIGNILIVFILIKMEFWKKLTYTLILVLAISDMMVLVSGLCRRFILEIFEFDIRTISNIGCKFSLFFVYFSMHISSWTLVCLSTERFIRVKFPLKFLAGNISTKLILSYVIICVLFVLLDSHFFWTNSLVISGNSKHCNNTSENYFQFEERYFSIVDMLVLSVIPCVLIFPMNISFWIVLRKSRKFRLNNMQRNMRNVRLGKNKFDERGKTLTTMMFLTSIYFLGATLPISVLFIVDSYIRQDLLTSFMVSKLNFATSLFYLLQYTNYSVNFFIYITINRQFRKWLPFHTLLR from the coding sequence ATGGTAGACAATTCTTCTACTAATACAACAagtgaaaaaatgtttttagatGAAATTTCTTCATGGCTGTGGAAAGTACTTGCGCCTATAATTTTTTCATTTGGAATAATTGGAAACATTCTTATAGTTTTTATTCTTATCAAAATGGAATTCTGGAAGAAACTCACATATACTTTAATACTAGTCTTAGCTATTTCCGATATGATGGTACTAGTAAGCGGATTATGTCGACGAttcattttagaaatatttgagTTTGACATTAGAACAATATCCAATATAGGGTGCAAATTTTCgttattctttgtatatttttctaTGCATATTTCATCTTGGACTTTAGTCTGCCTTTCAACTGAGAGATTTATCAGagtaaaatttcctttaaaattcctTGCAGGGAACATATCTACAAAGCTCATTTTATCATACGTCATCATTTGTGTTCTATTTGTTCTACTCGATTCTCATTTTTTCTGGACAAATAGTTTAGTTATTTCAGGCAATAGTAAACATTGCAATAACACGTCCGAAAATTATTTCCAGTTTGAAGAACGATACTTTTCAATAGTAGACATGCTAGTATTGTCTGTGATTCCATGTGTTTTGATATTTCCAATGAATATATCTTTCTGGATAGTTCTAAGGAAGTCTCGAAAATTTCGCTTAAACAATATGCAACGAAACATGAGAAATGTTCGCCttggaaaaaacaaatttgatgaaCGAGGTAAAACGTTAACAACAATGATGTTCCTCACCAGTATATATTTTCTAGGAGCAACCTTGCCGAtatctgttttgtttattgtggACTCATACATTCGACAAGACTTACTTACCAGTTTTATGGTCTCTAAGTTGAACTTTGCAACGTCTTTGTTTTACTTATTACAGTATACAAACTATTCTGTTAATTTCTTCATCTATATAActataaacagacaatttagaAAGTGGCTTCCATTTCATACTTTGCTAAGGTAA